Proteins encoded within one genomic window of Camarhynchus parvulus chromosome 14, STF_HiC, whole genome shotgun sequence:
- the LOC115909187 gene encoding chemokine-like receptor 1 codes for MDSTSSSPSPFSASCPTEQPDNATDHDYYSGLQKAMHILSMVVYSIACLLGVSGNGLVIWIAGFKMKKTVNSIWFLNLAIADFIFTFFLPLSIAYTALGFHWPFGKLLCKLNSTMAFLNMFASVFLLTVISMDRCVSVAFPVWSHNHRSPELAARIALGTWLLAVLLSSPYLVFRDTLVSSRNVTSCYNNFALSDDYTLEETRRLWRMRHKVMIVTRFLCGFLIPFMVILICYSVVAVKLKRRQLANSAKPYRIIIAVTVSFFLCYFPYHVFSLLEISNNSSSHEMKLALYIGIPLVSSLAFFNSCINPILYVFVGPDFKEKFRQSILSTFEGALSEESVLGSLTGRRKSRSASEVEVPRV; via the coding sequence ATGGACAGCacctcttcttccccttccccgttctctgccagctgccccaCGGAGCAGCCTGACAACGCCACTGACCATGACTACTACTCAGGCCTGCAGAAGGCCATGCACATCCTCTCCATGGTGGTGTACAGCATCGCCTGTTTGCTGGGGGTGTCAGGGAACGGCCTCGTCATTTGGATTGCAGGCTTCAAGATGAAGAAGACAGTGAATTCCATCTGGTTCCTCAACCTGGCCATAGCTGACTTCATCTTTACCTTCTTCCTGCCCCTCAGCATCGCCTACACAGCCCTGGGCTTCCACTGGCCGTTTGGGAAGCTTCTGTGCAAGCTGAACAGCACCATGGCCTTCCTCAACATGTTTGCCAGCGTCTTCCTCCTGACGGTGATCAGCATGGACCGCTGCGTTTCTGTGGCCTTCCCCGTCTGGTCTCACAACCACAGGAGCCCggagctggcagccaggatCGCGCTGGGGACGTGGCTCCTGGctgtcctgctcagctccccaTACCTTGTCTTTCGGGACACCCTGGTCAGCTCCAGGAATGTTACCAGCTGTTACAATAATTTTGCACTCTCCGATGATTACACATTGGAGGAGACGCGCAGGCTGTGGAGGATGCGGCACAAAGTGATGATCGTCACGCGGTTCTTATGTGGCTTCCTCATCCCCTTCATGGTGATTCTCATCTGCTACAGCGTCGTGGCTGTCAAGCTGAAAAGAAGGCAGTTGGCCAACTCTGCAAAGCCCTACAGAATCATCATTGCTGTCACAGTCTCGTTTTTCCTCTGTTATTTCCCATATCATGTCTTCTCCTTGCTGGAAATATCCAACAACTCTTCCAGCCATGAGATGAAACTGGCCCTTTACATAGGGATCCCCTTGGTTTCCAGCCTTGCTTTCTTCAACAGCTGCATCAACCCCATCCTGTACGTCTTTGTGGGGCCGGATTTCAAGGAGAAGTTTCGCCAGTCCATCCTGTCCACCTTCGAGGGGGCCCTCAGCGAGGAGTCGGTCCTGGGCAGCCTGACCGGCCGGCGCAAGTCCAGGTCTGCCTCAGAAGTGGAGGTGCCGAGGGTCtga
- the ALKBH5 gene encoding RNA demethylase ALKBH5: MAGSGYTDLREKLKSMMPYRDGHKGGGGGGGLPREPPEPPYERKRRHQEDSGSEPSDYEEQKEEEEARKVKSGIRQLRLFSAEECAKIEARIEDVVSRAEKGLYKEHTVDRAPLRNKYFFGEGYTYGSQLQRRGPGQERLYPRGEVDAIPEWVHDLVIRKLVEHRVIPEGFVNSAVINDYQPGGCIVSHVDPIHIFERPIVSVSFFSDSALCFGCKFQFKPIRVSEPVLFLPVKRGSVTVLSGYAADEITHCIRPQDIKERRAVIILRKTRLDAPRLETKSLSSSVLPPGYNSDRLSGSNRDQILKPKRSHRKADPDAAHRPRILEMDKEENRRSVLLPKHRRRSNFSSENYWRRSYEYTEDCEDEEEDSSPARKVKMRRH; the protein is encoded by the exons ATGGCCGGCAGCGGCTACACGGACCTGCGGGAGAAGCTCAAGTCCATGATGCCCTACCGGGACGGCCACaaaggcggcggcggcggcggcggcctcCCGCGGGAGCCCCCCGAACCGCCGTACGAGCGCAAGCGGCGGCACCAGGAGGACTCCGGCTCCGAGCCCAGCGACTACgaggagcagaaggaggaggaggaagctcGGAAAGTGAAGAGCGGCATCCGCCAGCTTCGCCTCTTCAGCGCCGAGGAGTGCGCCAAGATCGAGGCGCGCATCGAGGACGTGGTGTCCCGGGCGGAGAAGGGGCTCTACAAGGAGCACACGGTGGACCGGGCGCCGCTGCGGAACAAGTATTTTTTCGGGGAAGGCTACACCTACGGGTCTCAGCTGCAGCGGCGGGGCCCCGGCCAGGAGCGCCTGTACCCGCGGGGGGAGGTGGACGCCATCCCCGAGTGGGTGCACGACCTGGTGATCAGGAAGCTGGTGGAGCACCGGGTGATCCCCGAGGGCTTTGTGAACAGTGCCGTCATCAACGACTACCAGCCGGGGGGCTGCATTGTCTCCCACGTGGACCCCATCCATATCTTTGAGAGGCCCATCGTCTCCGTGTCCTTCTTCAGCGACTCGGCGCTCTGCTTCGGGTGTAAATTCCAGTTCAAGCCCATCAGGGTGTCGGAGCCCGTTCTGTTCCTGCCCGTCAAGAGGGGGAGCGTCACGGTGCTCAG TGGGTATGCGGCCGACGAAATCACACACTGCATTCGACCACAGGACATcaaggagaggagagctgtCATCATCCTCAGAAA AACAAGACTAGATGCACCTCGGTTGGAAACAAAATCCCTGAGTAGCTCTGTGTTGCCACCAGGTTATAACTCTGACCGCCTGTCGGGAAGCAACCGGGACCAGATCCTCAAACCAAAGCGGTCCCATCGCAAAGCAGATCCTGATGCTGCCCACAG GCCACGGATTCTAGAAATGGATAAGGAGGAGAACAGGCGTTCAGTCCTCTTACCAAAACATAGGAGACGGAGCAACTTCAGCTCTGAGAACTATTGGCGAAGGTCGTACGAGTACACGGAGGactgtgaggatgaggaggaggacagCAGCCCCGCCAGGAAGGTTAAAATGAGGCGACACTGA